From Topomyia yanbarensis strain Yona2022 chromosome 1, ASM3024719v1, whole genome shotgun sequence, one genomic window encodes:
- the LOC131676934 gene encoding calreticulin, translating to MHAFGKILVALSVISLIAAEIYFEEGFKDDSWETNWVQSEHKGVEYGKFVRTAGKFFNNEETDKGLQTSQDARFYALSRKFEPFSNKDDTLVIQFSVKHEQNIDCGGGYLKVFDCAVEQKNLHGDSPYLVMFGPDICGPGTKKVHVIFSYKGKNHLINKDIRCKDDVYTHFYTLVVKPDNTYEVLIDNEKVESGSLEEDWDFLAPKKIKDPEAKKPEDWDDRATIPDPEDTKPEDWDKPEHIPDPDATKPDDWDDEMDGEWEPPMIDNPEYKGDWKPKQIDNPNYKGVWVHPEIDNPEYTEDKNLYLREEVCAVGLDLWQVKAGTIFDNFLITNDIEEAKKAAAIFKDTQEGEKKIKEAQEAEERKKAEEEAKSAEAEKDDEDLDDEEDDDNTTGEATEVDEEGHDEL from the exons ATGCATGCTTTTGGCAAGATCCTAGTGGCCCTATCAGTGATTAGTTTGATAGCGGCTGAGATCTACTTCGAGGAAGGATTCAAAGACG ATTCATGGGAGACAAACTGGGTTCAGAGCGAACACAAGGGAGTGGAGTACGGAAAATTTGTTAGGACTGCCGGCAAGTTCTTCAACAACGAGGAAACCGATAAAG GCCTTCAAACCTCGCAGGACGCCCGTTTCTACGCGCTTTCGCGTAAGTTCGAACCATTCTCGAACAAGGATGACACCCTGGTGATTCAGTTCTCGGTTAAACACGAGCAGAACATTGACTGCGGTGGTGGCTACCTGAAGGTGTTCGATTGTGCCGTGGAGCAGAAAAATCTGCACGGTGACTCGCCGTACCTGGTTATGTTCGGTCCGGACATTTGTGGTCCCGGAACCAAGAAGGTGCATGTTATCTTCAGCTACAAGGGCAAGAACCATTTGATCAACAAGGACATTCGCTGCAAGGACGACGTTTACACTCACTTCTACACGCTGGTGGTGAAACCGGACAACACCTACGAAGTGTTGATCGACAATGAGAAGGTTGAATCGGGATCGCTGGAGGAAGATTGGGACTTCCTGGCGCCGAAGAAGATCAAGGATCCGGAAGCCAAGAAACCGGAAGATTGGGACGATCGCGCTACCATTCCCGATCCGGAGGACACCAAGCCGGAAGATTGGGACAAACCCGAACACATTCCGGATCCTGATGCCACCAAACCGGACGATTGGGACGACGAAATGGATGGCGAATGGGAACCACCGATGATTGATAACCCAGAATACAAGGGTGATTGGAAACCGAAACAGATCGACAACCCGAACTACAAGGGCGTCTGGGTGCATCCAGAAATCGACAATCCGGAGTACACAGAAGACAAAAACCTGTACCTGCGGGAAGAGGTTTGCGCCGTTGGTCTGGATCTGTGGCAGGTTAAGGCTGGCACAATTTTCGACAACTTCCTGATCACCAACGACATAGAAGAGGCCAAAAAGGCAGCAGCTATATTCAAAGACACCCAGGAGGGCGAAAAGAAGATCAAAGAAGCCCAGGAGGCTGAAGAACGCAAGAAGGCCGAGGAAGAAGCTAAATCGGCTGAAGCCGAGAAGGACGACGAAGATTTGGACGATGAAGAGGACGATGACAATACAACGGGCGAGGCGACGGAAGTGGACGAAGAGGGACACGATGAGCTGTAA